CTTCGTCCTGGGCCAACACGATCGGCCCCCAGAGGATCGCGGCGCGGTTCGGATGCCGACGGTCGACCGGCGAGGTCCGCAGCCGAAGCGGGATCGTCACCGTTACCCGGTCTCCCGGGCTCCACTCGCGGTCGATCCGCGCCCAGGTGCCGGGCTCGGCGTCCACTGCGACCGCCGACCCGTTGACGCCGGCCCGAACGCCGGTTGACCAGCGCGGTACCCTGAAGGCCAGCGTCATCCGGACCGGACACTCCATCTCAAACGCGAGGGTCGTCGTCCCGGCCTCCGGATACTCCGTCTCCTGGCGAACCGTCACCCGCTCTCCGCCGTGCTGCCACGTCACCTCCGACGGGACGAAGAGATTGACGAACAGGCCGGACGGATTCTTGAAATAGATGACGTTGTGATAGTCGGCGACCGTCTGCAAGTACGTCCCGGAACAGCACGGCCACTCGTGCCAGTAGTACTGTTTGATTCCGCTCGAGAGACGGTAGTCGCCGTAGTAGAAAGTTCGCCCGTCCGGCTCCGTGGGGAGCGCGGCGCCGATCCCGTTGTAGAGCAGCGTCTCGATCCAATCGCCGAAGCGCGCCTCGCCGGTGAATTCGATCAGGTAGCGCGACAACTTGAACGCCGCCCACGACCCGCACGGGATCTCGGCGTGGCCCGCGTACAATTCGAGCGACCGTCCGAGCGCCCCGTCCGGGGGCATCAACCGCTCGTCCGGTCCATAGCCGCCCGTCGCGTAGCATTGGGTCCGCTGAAGAAAATCGTACGCGTTCGCGCAGACGGCCAGGTACCGGCGGTCGCCGGTGACGGCATAGGCCATCGCGGCGCTGCTGAACGAGTTGACGTGGCTGTACGCGTGCACGGGCACCACCTCAACGAGATCCGCGGTCTCCGCAAACCGGCTCCAGTAGTCCTCGTACAACCAGACGCCGGCGAACGCCTTGAACTCGGGGTTGCCGCCGAGCAGGTACGCCCGGTAGAGATTCTCGGGCAGCGTATACCACTCGATGGTGTGTGTCGGTCCGCCGCCTTGAAAATCGAAGTTGCCGGCGGACGGCCGCGACCGGTCGAACGTCCGCACGGCCCACGCCATCGTCTGCTCGAGCACCGGCAGCGCCTCGCGGCAACCGGCGTATGCCGCCAGGTCCACCAGCCCGCAGACCAATTTCTCCCAGTCGTACAATCGCATGCCGGCGTCCCCGCCCGGCCCGATTGTCCGCCTCCACCCGTCGAACAGCGCGAGCGCTTTGCTCCGGAGCGCGATGTCGCCGGTGGCACGGCTCATCCGGGCCATGCCGCTCAGGAGCTGGCCGAAGATGCAGGCGCTGGTCTCGACGCACCATCCCCGCATGCCCACGCCGGGCGCGGGCAGCCCGGCCCGCTGCCGGAAGCCCTTCAGGATATCGTCGTCCGGCACGGAAAAGTAGACGTCCCGAGCCCGCGCCGTCTGCGCCTCGAACCGGCCCGGCAGCAGGCGGACGCCATCGTAATTGAACCGGTCGAGCATCGTTTTGGCCTGTGCCATGTTGAGTCTTCTTTTCAGCCTCCGCCGCCCACCGCCTCCTCTGAAGGGCATCCCCGCCGAACGCCCGAACTGCTGATGTCGTGAGCACGACCATGACGGTTTCCCCGCGGCGCCCGCGGTGGTGGCTCATCGGCGGGATCGCCCTTGTCTGCGTGGTGGCAGCAACCGCCGCGGCGCCGTTTCTCGTTCCGGTGGATCGTTACCGTTCGCTCCTCGAAGAGTCCATTCGGTCGGCCACCGGCCGCGACGTTCGCATCGCAACCCTGCGTCTTCAGATCTGGCCGCGCCCCCACGTGCGCGCCGCGGACGTCCGGCTGATGAACCCCGCCGGGTTTCCGGACGGCCCCGCGGTCGAAGCGCAGACCATCAACCTCGGCGTCGATCTGCGCGCGCTGCTCGACCGCCGTCTCGCGATCAAGTGGGTGGCTCTCGACCGCGTGCGCGTCAACTTTCTCACCAACACGGCCGGGCGTTCGAATTTCGACCTGCCAGCGCAGGATCGCGGCCGTCCGCCGATCGGGGGCGGCGTCCTGACCCTCGCGCCGATCGGCGCCGTCGCCATCAAGAACGTCGACCTCTCGGTGGGCTCGTACGATCCGGGGCGCCGGCAGACGACGGCGTCGTTTGCGATCGCCGGACTCACCGCCGCGAGCCGCTCCGTACAGGCCACCGCGCCCGACCTGCTGCAGCGGATCGCCGCGACCGTCGATCTCAGAGGGGCGCGCCTTACCGTCCCTTCGCTCCGCGTCCCGGTGGAGGTAAGCTCCGGGACGCTGACGCTCGCGAACGGCGGGGTGAAGGCGGCGTTTACCGCGTCGCTCGATACGACGAAGGTGAAGGCCACGGCACAGGTTCCGCGGATCTATGCGCCCGTGATATCGTTTGCGCTCACGGGGACCGAACTCGACGTCAACCGCCTGCGGCGCCTGCTGAGCGCATCCGCGGCGCAGGGCCCGCTCGGACCCCCCGGTCCTCACCGCCTGGTCGCCGCCGGGACCGTGGACGTCGACAAGGTCGCGTTCGCGCCGTTCGCCGCGTCCGGCGTCCGCGCCCGCCTGGGCGTCTATACCGACGCGATTCGCGTGGACGCCTACTCCCTCACCGCGTACGGCGGCACGATCACGGGGACGGCGGCGGCCAAGACCGCCGTGGCCGGTGCGCACGCCGCGTTCACCGTGCACGCGCGCGGGGTCGACGTCGGCGGACTGCTGCGCGGGGTGGGCGCGGCCGCGAGCGTGACCGGCGCCTTGGACGCGGACGGGGCGCTCCGAACGACGCTGGCCGGCGATCCGCGCGCGGCGCTCGCCGGAACCGGCACGTTCGCGATCCGCAACGGAACGTTTCCGGGGCTGGACGTCAAGAGCGGCCTTGCGCAGCTCGCACGGCTGCTGCAGGCGAACGTGCCCGCCGGACAGACTCGGTTTAGCTACTTCGGAGGCGACGCGCGAATCGCGCGGGAGCACGTGTACAGCAGCGCGCTGCGGCTCGACGGGGAGAACCTGCAGGCGACGGGACACGGCAATGTCGGCTTCGACGGCAGCCTGGACTACGCGGGAACCGGCGTGATGGCGATGGCTGCCGCGGGTTCGCCGTCTCCCGGACCGATTCCATCGGCAGCGACGCTGCTCGGTCGGTATGTCCCGGGCGCGGCGGGCGCCCGCGCCACAAGCATCCCGTTCAAGTTGACCGGCGCGCTCTCAACCCCGCACTTCGCGCTCGGCGGCGCGCCGCGGTTTGTCGGCGGCACCGCGGCATCGCCACCGCCGCAATCCGCCGCACCCAGCTCACCCCAGCCGCCGGGCCTACCCGGCTTTCTGCAGAACCTGCCGAAGATTCCCTAGCGGTTACTGGCCTCCGGTTTCCGGACGGTCGGGTTCGGGAACGTGCGACGGCGAAGGCGCGGCGGGCCCGACCGGGCTGCCGGCCGTCGCCAAGACGTCGATCGCGACGACGGTGGCAAATGCGGGCGACTGCTTGTCAAGCTCGATTTCGAACCACACGCCCAGGTCGTCGTACCGGAGAGTTTCCCTATGCGATTTGGCGTCGACATTGACGGCAGCCGGTACCCCGAGCGCTGCGCGAATTTCAGCTTCGGTGCTCCCGGCGTGGAGTCCCGCGGCCGTCGTATAACTCGCGTCGTTCATGATGGACAGACGATCCACTCGATTCCCGCCCGAGACCTGCACCCCGAATCCCTGGCGCTTCGAGGCGTCGAGCCACCAGCGCGTAACGCTCCCGTCGCTCGAACGCACGGTGTCCGTGGAGGTACCGAAGAGTCCTGTGACGTCGGCAAGCTTCATTCCCAATCGCACGGCGCCGATGCTCTGGCCGGGCACGATTACCGCCGGACTACCCGGCGCGGGCTGAGCTGGAGCGGCCGGAGCCGGCGGTGCCGGCCGAGTCTGGACCGGCGGCGCGGGTTGCGCCGGGGGCGCGGGCCGAGCTGGAGCGGCCGGAGCCGGGGATGCGGGCTGAGTCTGGACCGGCGCCGCGGGCGCGGGCTGAGTCTGCGCCGGCGGTGAGGACGGCGCGACGACCTGCAGGGTCCCCGCCGCGACAATGATGATTGAGTATACCTTGCCGTCCAGCGTCGCATCCTCGGCGCCGGAAGGGACGTAGAAAAGAATACCCGGATAGCGGAGGACTTGCAGGCGCCCGAGTGTCAAGGTGGGCAGCGCCGCCGTGTCGGGCGACGCGCCCATGACCCCCAGGACTTTGTCGGCCGCGTCCCCGTCCCGCAGACCCTGTGCGGTCGCATACCGGGGATCGCGGTTGATCCCAATATTGACGGCTTTCCCGTCCCGGAACCACACTCCAAACCGTCCGGCACCCGCCGTTTTCCAAGCGAGAGTCGTGGCGCGCGTGATCGGATCCGAGGCGGTGCTGGCTTCATGTCCCAGCGCCGCCCGCACCTGCTCGACCGTCATCCCGAGTTGGACCCGTCCGATTCCCTGGCCGGGCGTGATCAGGAAGGACGCCGGTACCGCCGGAGCTTGCCCCATGACAAGCGCGGGGACCGACAGCACGAGCGCGAATGCCGTCACGATCCTCATGACCCGATTTGTTACGTGTGACATAACCACGATGTTCCCGCTTTCGGCCGGGACGGACCGGCCTGATCTGCCTACCGATTAGATTCTAATCGCCCCAACGCCGCCTGAGAAGGGTGATGACCTCCTGGCAAACGGGACATCCCCCAGGATGCGATTCCTTCATGGCGTCCTCCATTTGCGCGGGTCCACGACCATCCGCCGGGCATCAGATAGTGTCATCCTACCCGCGCACACCGCACGATGATAAGCGTCCTCCAATCGATCCTTCCGCTTCGCTTCCGGCCACGGTTGGGGCCAGAGATTGCGCCGATCCCGTGGGGCGCCGCCAAGTTCGAGGGGCACCAGGTGGTCCTCTTCATAGTCTGCCGGTGTCCCAGGCAGGTGGCGTTCGGCTATCTGCTGCCGCTTCAGCGCATCAGTGAACGTGCGCGGCGGCCGCACGGCCGCCGCCCAGCCTCGGACGCAAATCGTCTGAGCGATGTTCGACTGCGTAACCTCGGGGTTGAGCGCGCCCGGCGGGGGAGCATAGTTGGGCGCGACAGATGTCGCCACGCCGAGGAGCAGCGTCGGAATCCACTGCGCGAAGGTGACGACCCTCATTTACGTCCCGCATCCACGACAGGTCACACGATCTCGGGCGTGAGGGCCCACCGAACCGACCAGCCGTCGTGTTCTCGCCGTTCGAGACAAATGAGCCCGGCGTTCTGGACCATGATCGGATCGCTGCCGTCATGCCCGCAGAGCAGCAAGGCCGCCAGGCCCGCCAAGTGTGGAAGATGGCCGACAACCAGCACATCGTCGGTCTCCAGGGCCAGCCGCTCCCGCCAGATTTCCGGCGAGGCCTGAGGATCAAGACCCTCTTCCTCCGTGATCAGGGCGGCCGGGAGATGTTCGCGCCATATCTCGGCCGTTTGCCGGGCGCGTAACTTCCCGCTGTGAACGATCCTCGCGACGCGCACGCCCGCGCGCTCGACGGCGTACTGGACGACCCTGTTGGTGGCAGCCCGCCCCTTCTCCGTGAGGGGCCGGGTGGGATCGTGTTCTTCCCTCATAGCCTCCCCGTGCTGCATCAGCTAGAGCTTCATCGAGGTCCTCCCACGCGGCGGCGGTGTCGGCGGCCCGTCGTTGCGATGGACGGGGCGGAGCCAGGCGAGCCGCCCATCAGCGTATTCCCGGTGGGGGTGGCTGATCCCGGCCAGCCCTCCGCAGCTCACGGGCAAGTCGGCCGGCATCACGGTCGCAACGCTGGGCGCCCTCGGTCTAGTCTGCTGCGGTTCCGGCTTGAGTGACCATGTCCCGATCATCGTAGACGTCGCACTCTTCAACGCGCTCGGCGCCGCAGGGACCCGGAAACTCAACAAGAAGACGATCTAGAGTACTGCCCGAGGGGGAGTGTCTGAACCGGCGCCCCAAGGGTGCCCCAAGGAGGGGGGCGGGCGCTTCGGCACGTGCGGGCCGCTGATCGTG
The bacterium DNA segment above includes these coding regions:
- a CDS encoding AsmA family protein, with protein sequence MTVSPRRPRWWLIGGIALVCVVAATAAAPFLVPVDRYRSLLEESIRSATGRDVRIATLRLQIWPRPHVRAADVRLMNPAGFPDGPAVEAQTINLGVDLRALLDRRLAIKWVALDRVRVNFLTNTAGRSNFDLPAQDRGRPPIGGGVLTLAPIGAVAIKNVDLSVGSYDPGRRQTTASFAIAGLTAASRSVQATAPDLLQRIAATVDLRGARLTVPSLRVPVEVSSGTLTLANGGVKAAFTASLDTTKVKATAQVPRIYAPVISFALTGTELDVNRLRRLLSASAAQGPLGPPGPHRLVAAGTVDVDKVAFAPFAASGVRARLGVYTDAIRVDAYSLTAYGGTITGTAAAKTAVAGAHAAFTVHARGVDVGGLLRGVGAAASVTGALDADGALRTTLAGDPRAALAGTGTFAIRNGTFPGLDVKSGLAQLARLLQANVPAGQTRFSYFGGDARIAREHVYSSALRLDGENLQATGHGNVGFDGSLDYAGTGVMAMAAAGSPSPGPIPSAATLLGRYVPGAAGARATSIPFKLTGALSTPHFALGGAPRFVGGTAASPPPQSAAPSSPQPPGLPGFLQNLPKIP
- the sixA gene encoding phosphohistidine phosphatase SixA, whose product is MQHGEAMREEHDPTRPLTEKGRAATNRVVQYAVERAGVRVARIVHSGKLRARQTAEIWREHLPAALITEEEGLDPQASPEIWRERLALETDDVLVVGHLPHLAGLAALLLCGHDGSDPIMVQNAGLICLERREHDGWSVRWALTPEIV
- a CDS encoding beta-L-arabinofuranosidase domain-containing protein, producing the protein MAQAKTMLDRFNYDGVRLLPGRFEAQTARARDVYFSVPDDDILKGFRQRAGLPAPGVGMRGWCVETSACIFGQLLSGMARMSRATGDIALRSKALALFDGWRRTIGPGGDAGMRLYDWEKLVCGLVDLAAYAGCREALPVLEQTMAWAVRTFDRSRPSAGNFDFQGGGPTHTIEWYTLPENLYRAYLLGGNPEFKAFAGVWLYEDYWSRFAETADLVEVVPVHAYSHVNSFSSAAMAYAVTGDRRYLAVCANAYDFLQRTQCYATGGYGPDERLMPPDGALGRSLELYAGHAEIPCGSWAAFKLSRYLIEFTGEARFGDWIETLLYNGIGAALPTEPDGRTFYYGDYRLSSGIKQYYWHEWPCCSGTYLQTVADYHNVIYFKNPSGLFVNLFVPSEVTWQHGGERVTVRQETEYPEAGTTTLAFEMECPVRMTLAFRVPRWSTGVRAGVNGSAVAVDAEPGTWARIDREWSPGDRVTVTIPLRLRTSPVDRRHPNRAAILWGPIVLAQDEACCRRPFVLEGGADPADRLVQVGPARFRILDTAPERHTRFLQPFYTFPAFWPYWVYFDLDAAPLY